Proteins encoded within one genomic window of Fibrobacterota bacterium:
- a CDS encoding carboxypeptidase regulatory-like domain-containing protein, translated as MKTKTLTPKLLAAAAAAGSLFFSGCLRDENPIDDGSSEGTVLVNGRVQGDGAMHKLSASGAGSTGVEGAVVTVARVNADGSLRTVSTAEVKTDAQGHFSVRAVADGSRELIVRAKQAGQEWKAVVSAKAENGKTVACRPLDMESSLEADVLTQARAGQAGGTASFVDVAVLIDADVAAQAEAKPEAKADFEAFLAAQIRTEAKVRGEALMTGAAKASQAQIDNAEEARLEAEAKLESDLNASADLSAAARANLEAGFKQAEHQAWIDAGLTLEAATVARESCYQAMVKTGAQASVDADAKALWLRKIALEHASEIEIAVDAGLQAKGGNAVQVNGAAAAGAALVASLKSAGSETSIDSAFLAFRSSCSAMQIEIPGLAPVSHAGSDTTGSQGQAGVEATVESRIIRMAADEGKASVVTQEEVKAEVDSGVAAEVSGNDSAIAHVLAGMDAAANAKGSLLVTVGAEAQDSAAAKARSLEVYAQALERFTVGLSLGTEFRLVKTAHAAACVSLRAAAEGSAKAAGASDAALSALAQAGAALQVSIAAALNTQAIASAYTNYHAAMTACLKSAVALQASNVEKADSSIRAEGGARAALLAKLAAAADADAAAKAQVEFAAQVDAEVKAAFGTGMQAPSDAQMHAIVQALVLANMCD; from the coding sequence ATGAAGACCAAGACCCTCACCCCCAAACTCCTCGCCGCCGCCGCCGCCGCCGGCAGCCTGTTTTTCTCGGGATGCCTCCGCGATGAGAATCCCATCGACGATGGATCCTCCGAAGGCACCGTGCTCGTGAACGGCCGCGTGCAAGGCGACGGCGCCATGCATAAGCTCTCCGCTTCCGGCGCAGGCTCGACGGGCGTAGAGGGCGCCGTCGTCACCGTGGCCCGCGTGAACGCCGACGGATCCCTGCGGACCGTTTCCACCGCCGAGGTGAAGACGGATGCCCAGGGCCATTTCTCCGTCCGGGCCGTCGCCGACGGATCCCGGGAACTCATCGTGCGGGCCAAGCAAGCGGGCCAGGAATGGAAGGCCGTGGTGAGCGCCAAAGCGGAAAATGGCAAGACCGTCGCCTGCCGCCCGCTCGACATGGAATCGTCCCTGGAAGCCGATGTGCTGACCCAGGCCCGCGCCGGCCAAGCCGGCGGTACCGCTTCCTTCGTGGACGTCGCCGTCTTGATCGATGCCGACGTGGCCGCACAAGCCGAAGCCAAACCCGAAGCCAAGGCGGATTTCGAGGCCTTCCTAGCGGCCCAGATCCGGACCGAAGCCAAGGTCCGCGGCGAGGCCTTGATGACGGGGGCCGCCAAGGCCAGCCAAGCGCAAATCGATAATGCCGAAGAGGCGCGCCTGGAAGCGGAGGCCAAGCTGGAATCGGATCTGAACGCTTCGGCCGATCTCTCCGCCGCAGCCCGCGCCAATCTGGAGGCCGGCTTTAAGCAGGCAGAGCATCAGGCTTGGATCGACGCGGGCCTGACCCTGGAAGCGGCGACCGTGGCCCGCGAATCCTGCTACCAGGCCATGGTCAAGACGGGCGCGCAAGCCTCGGTGGATGCCGACGCGAAAGCGCTCTGGCTGCGGAAGATCGCCCTGGAGCATGCCTCCGAGATCGAAATCGCGGTGGATGCGGGCCTGCAGGCGAAGGGCGGGAACGCGGTCCAAGTGAACGGCGCGGCGGCCGCCGGCGCGGCCCTGGTAGCCTCGCTCAAGTCCGCGGGGTCGGAAACCTCCATCGATTCGGCCTTCCTCGCTTTCCGCTCGTCCTGCTCGGCTATGCAAATCGAGATCCCGGGATTGGCTCCGGTATCGCATGCCGGCTCGGACACGACCGGTTCGCAGGGGCAAGCCGGGGTCGAGGCTACGGTCGAATCGCGCATCATCCGGATGGCGGCCGATGAAGGCAAGGCTTCGGTGGTGACCCAGGAAGAGGTGAAGGCCGAAGTGGACAGCGGCGTGGCCGCCGAAGTATCCGGGAACGATTCCGCCATCGCCCATGTCCTTGCGGGGATGGACGCCGCCGCCAACGCCAAGGGTAGCTTGCTGGTTACGGTGGGGGCCGAGGCGCAGGATTCCGCCGCGGCCAAGGCCCGCTCCCTGGAAGTCTATGCCCAGGCCTTGGAGCGTTTCACCGTCGGGCTTTCCTTGGGAACCGAATTCCGCCTGGTGAAGACGGCGCACGCGGCCGCTTGCGTTTCCCTGCGGGCCGCCGCCGAAGGTTCGGCCAAGGCCGCCGGCGCCTCGGATGCGGCTCTGAGCGCCTTGGCCCAGGCCGGCGCGGCGCTGCAGGTTTCCATCGCAGCCGCGCTGAATACGCAAGCCATCGCTTCGGCCTACACGAATTACCACGCTGCCATGACCGCTTGCCTCAAGTCGGCAGTGGCGTTACAGGCTTCGAACGTAGAGAAGGCCGATTCGTCCATCCGGGCCGAGGGAGGCGCCCGCGCCGCCTTGCTGGCCAAGCTGGCCGCCGCCGCCGATGCGGATGCCGCCGCGAAGGCCCAGGTCGAGTTCGCGGCCCAGGTCGATGCGGAAGTGAAGGCGGCCTTCGGGACCGGGATGCAGGCCCCGTCGGACGCGCAGATGCATGCGATCGTTCAAGCCCTGGTTTTGGCGAACATGTGCGACTGA
- a CDS encoding TIGR02147 family protein — MDIYQYDDFRLFLKDRYHQRRVDDPKYSYRKFAREAGFANPGYLNDVIKGFKPLSGNAAERMGKAFQLKPHEIEFLKLLAAFGQAKTPEKKDLFYKQITTRRNRSRFTRLNPALSKYYQDFRYLLVRGAIEVLDFRGDYDALAAFLDPPVPVALVKKLVRDLCEWGLVEQGPDGRYQTTSSVVEPGGLMPGLGRQLNGEWLAQAKEALHRLPKERRHVSTMILNISDALAREINEMVEKFRADVFRKVEADRAPQRIMQLSLAYVPKSRIKP, encoded by the coding sequence ATGGATATCTACCAATACGATGATTTCCGGCTCTTCCTAAAGGACCGCTACCACCAGAGGCGGGTGGATGATCCGAAGTATTCCTACCGGAAATTCGCCCGCGAAGCCGGCTTCGCCAATCCCGGCTACCTGAACGACGTCATCAAGGGATTCAAACCCTTAAGCGGCAACGCCGCCGAGAGAATGGGAAAGGCGTTCCAACTCAAGCCCCATGAAATCGAATTCCTAAAGCTGCTGGCCGCCTTCGGGCAGGCCAAGACGCCGGAGAAGAAGGATCTCTTCTATAAGCAGATCACGACGCGCCGCAACCGCAGCCGCTTTACCCGGCTCAATCCCGCACTCAGCAAGTATTACCAGGATTTCCGCTATCTGCTGGTGCGCGGCGCCATCGAGGTGCTCGACTTCCGCGGGGACTACGATGCCCTAGCCGCCTTCCTGGATCCGCCCGTGCCGGTCGCCTTGGTGAAGAAACTGGTGCGCGATCTTTGCGAATGGGGCTTGGTGGAGCAAGGCCCCGACGGCCGCTATCAGACCACCTCATCGGTGGTGGAGCCCGGGGGGCTGATGCCGGGATTGGGCCGGCAGCTGAACGGCGAATGGCTGGCCCAGGCCAAGGAGGCCCTGCATCGCCTGCCCAAGGAAAGGCGCCACGTTTCCACCATGATCCTCAACATCAGCGATGCGCTGGCCCGTGAGATCAACGAGATGGTGGAGAAATTCCGCGCGGACGTGTTCCGCAAGGTGGAGGCGGACCGCGCCCCCCAGCGGATCATGCAACTGAGCCTGGCCTACGTGCCCAAGTCGAGGATTAAGCCATGA
- a CDS encoding HAD family phosphatase yields MSLVYRLVITDIDGTLLADDGSLPPDNRAALAHCRARGVRTCLATGRRWTTCRRLLERLDLSGLIDYCILNNGMMVKEVAGDRTLFRRDFPLDLLLRTAERLNAAGLDPIVLGHNHDGATTDVFHRRDCLLNGDFVAKNAGHERHVDEWRELQGEHLVELVLIGTRAELEAAAGHLAGLDVETAILRNTYYLEYMLEITPKGVSKLLGADELLGHLGLSRHQALAVGDSHNDLALLAGIPLSIAVANADPHVLAIAHEVTASNAEAGFAQAIRRHIPDFRL; encoded by the coding sequence ATGTCCCTCGTTTACCGCCTCGTCATCACCGACATCGACGGAACCCTGCTCGCCGACGACGGCAGCCTGCCCCCGGACAACCGCGCGGCCTTGGCCCATTGCCGCGCCCGCGGCGTGCGCACCTGCCTGGCCACGGGTCGCCGTTGGACCACCTGCCGCCGCCTGCTCGAACGCCTCGATCTGTCCGGGCTCATCGATTACTGCATCCTGAACAACGGGATGATGGTGAAGGAGGTGGCCGGCGATCGCACCCTGTTCCGGCGCGACTTCCCATTGGATCTGCTGCTGCGGACCGCGGAACGGCTCAACGCCGCCGGGCTCGACCCCATCGTCCTGGGGCACAATCACGACGGGGCCACCACGGACGTATTCCATCGCCGGGACTGCCTCCTCAACGGGGACTTCGTCGCCAAGAACGCCGGCCATGAGCGCCACGTCGACGAGTGGCGGGAGTTGCAAGGCGAACACCTGGTGGAGCTGGTCCTGATCGGAACGCGCGCCGAACTGGAAGCCGCCGCCGGCCATCTCGCAGGCCTCGACGTGGAAACGGCCATCTTGCGGAACACTTACTATCTCGAATACATGTTGGAGATCACGCCAAAGGGCGTTTCGAAATTGCTGGGCGCCGATGAATTGTTGGGCCATCTGGGGCTTTCCCGCCATCAGGCCCTGGCCGTCGGCGATTCGCACAATGATTTGGCCTTGCTCGCAGGCATCCCCTTGTCCATCGCGGTGGCCAATGCCGATCCGCACGTGCTTGCCATCGCCCACGAGGTTACGGCCAGCAATGCGGAAGCCGGCTTCGCCCAGGCCATCCGGAGGCATATCCCGGATTTCCGCCTTTGA
- a CDS encoding MFS transporter, producing the protein MRPGPPYRAFDSAAAGCALFLVTGAVNLEMPLYPAYAARAGFGNGMTTLMFATYIAGLLPSLLFLGGISDRLGRKPVLLAGLSAALCATGLMLWRPGMHLLFVARVLQGLGVGLSMGAGTAYLAEALPGPDAVRRSAVYVAIATSLGFGGGALFTGTLLLFGATPKPASYPIHVAAAALCIAMLSAMRPDRPSARPPGIQGAGWLRLPHFPKGSVPIGLTITLAWAVTGVVISLMPAQLARHGLSAWAGHALFLVNGTGAAVQPWARRMHPRKALLLGAALLPVGYGSLLYGAWTGGMAFVLAGAALAGAACYGFTYLGGLAELSLRGGAHRARSVSGYFVLAYLGFGLPSVGLGFLSDRFGLMPALAGFGIVLFMLCSWQAVWARSLATLTPSAAA; encoded by the coding sequence ATGCGGCCTGGCCCGCCCTATCGCGCATTCGACTCGGCCGCGGCAGGATGCGCGCTTTTCCTGGTGACGGGCGCGGTGAACCTCGAGATGCCCTTGTACCCTGCCTATGCGGCGCGCGCGGGCTTCGGCAACGGCATGACCACGCTCATGTTCGCGACCTATATCGCCGGGCTCCTTCCCAGCCTGCTCTTCCTCGGCGGCATTTCCGACCGTCTGGGCCGTAAACCGGTCCTCCTCGCGGGGCTTTCGGCCGCGTTATGCGCGACAGGCCTCATGCTCTGGCGGCCCGGCATGCATTTGCTTTTCGTGGCGCGCGTCCTGCAGGGCCTGGGGGTGGGATTGAGCATGGGCGCCGGGACGGCATACCTGGCGGAAGCTTTGCCGGGACCGGATGCCGTTCGCCGCTCCGCCGTCTACGTGGCCATTGCCACCTCCCTGGGGTTCGGGGGCGGCGCTCTCTTCACGGGAACCTTACTGCTCTTCGGAGCCACCCCGAAACCCGCAAGTTACCCCATCCACGTCGCCGCGGCAGCCCTCTGCATCGCCATGCTGTCGGCGATGCGGCCCGATCGGCCTTCCGCGCGGCCTCCGGGGATCCAAGGCGCCGGCTGGCTCCGGCTTCCCCATTTCCCGAAGGGGAGCGTTCCCATCGGCCTGACCATCACCTTGGCTTGGGCGGTGACCGGCGTGGTCATCTCCCTGATGCCGGCGCAGTTGGCCCGGCATGGTTTGTCCGCCTGGGCCGGGCATGCCTTGTTCCTGGTGAACGGAACGGGTGCGGCCGTGCAACCCTGGGCGCGTCGGATGCATCCCCGCAAGGCGCTCCTCTTAGGGGCGGCGCTCCTGCCGGTCGGATACGGATCCCTGCTCTACGGGGCCTGGACGGGCGGCATGGCTTTCGTGCTTGCGGGCGCCGCGTTGGCGGGCGCGGCCTGCTACGGATTCACCTATTTGGGCGGTCTCGCCGAGCTTTCGCTCCGCGGCGGCGCCCATCGCGCCCGGTCGGTGTCCGGGTATTTCGTCCTCGCCTATCTGGGCTTCGGATTGCCGAGCGTGGGTTTGGGATTCCTATCCGATCGCTTCGGACTGATGCCAGCGCTGGCCGGATTCGGCATCGTGCTCTTCATGCTTTGTTCGTGGCAAGCGGTATGGGCCCGTTCCCTGGCCACGCTTACGCCGTCGGCCGCAGCCTAA
- a CDS encoding phosphoenolpyruvate hydrolase family protein: MVRISPRVGYWRDKRRGGGLLLAAACASAAEASACLALSPDLILYHPGFVPETGGDTGMLAALAPLGNANEAAALGLPRLPELCAPCPVAMGACGSDPFLLPGPAFADWRAAGLEGIANFPTLGLVDGFFRAELESAGLGVASEIAFLRAAHAAGFFTVGFACAPEDAAACAGAGCDALIVHLGLASDYTPKPLSAARATWAAYPEATRGKDGSGPLLLLHGDHLSAPADEAAFMALASEGCDGVFAAGGPERIKALRQMAAS; encoded by the coding sequence ATGGTACGTATATCGCCCCGCGTGGGATATTGGCGGGATAAACGGCGCGGGGGCGGACTCCTACTCGCCGCCGCTTGCGCCTCGGCCGCCGAGGCTTCGGCGTGCCTGGCCTTGTCCCCCGACCTGATCCTTTATCATCCCGGCTTCGTCCCCGAAACCGGCGGGGATACGGGGATGTTGGCCGCTCTGGCGCCTTTGGGCAATGCCAACGAGGCTGCCGCCCTGGGCCTCCCGCGCCTTCCGGAGTTGTGCGCGCCCTGCCCGGTGGCCATGGGCGCCTGCGGTTCCGATCCTTTTCTGCTGCCTGGCCCCGCCTTCGCGGACTGGCGGGCGGCCGGGCTGGAAGGGATCGCCAACTTCCCGACCTTAGGGCTGGTGGACGGTTTCTTCCGCGCCGAATTGGAGTCGGCCGGATTGGGCGTGGCGTCGGAAATCGCCTTTCTGCGCGCGGCCCATGCGGCCGGCTTCTTCACCGTGGGGTTCGCCTGCGCCCCGGAGGACGCCGCCGCTTGCGCCGGGGCCGGCTGCGACGCGCTGATCGTGCACCTGGGGCTCGCTTCCGACTATACTCCCAAGCCTTTATCCGCGGCGCGCGCGACGTGGGCCGCCTATCCCGAGGCGACGCGCGGCAAGGACGGAAGCGGCCCCCTGCTTTTGCTGCATGGGGATCATCTTTCCGCGCCCGCCGACGAAGCGGCCTTTATGGCCCTGGCTTCGGAGGGTTGCGATGGCGTGTTCGCGGCCGGCGGTCCGGAACGGATCAAGGCCTTGCGGCAGATGGCGGCCAGCTGA
- a CDS encoding Tm-1-like ATP-binding domain-containing protein: protein MNAPRVYAIATLDSKGLELAYLGRALEEAGAEAVLVDVSLKGPPRIVPDVSREQVARHHPEGCVPVFSERDREPVMRAMGEALSHYLAAEWSAGRLQGAVGLGGSEGTALIAPALRALPRGVPKVMVSTLASGDIRAYVDTSDLCMLFPVADIAGLNFLTRPALRNAAFAAAGLARGAAVAVPVAPAVGLTMFGVTTACVDQIRTALEAKGWEGVAFHAVGTGGAALEELAAQGAFRALMDLTTTEVADELLGGIFPAAPGRFDAIAAHDVPAVVSVGALDMANFGPRASVPARFRHRKLYAHTPLVTLMRTNAEENVAFARHMAARLNLGSGPCVILLPEGGISALDAPGQPFRDPEADEALFRTLEKEIRPTALRSVRRVPFHINDPGFARAALASLEEVLGPGGFP, encoded by the coding sequence GTGAACGCGCCGCGCGTTTATGCCATCGCCACCCTCGACAGCAAGGGTCTGGAATTGGCTTACCTGGGACGGGCGCTCGAGGAAGCGGGCGCCGAAGCCGTACTGGTGGACGTAAGCCTGAAGGGCCCGCCCCGCATCGTCCCCGACGTGAGCCGGGAGCAGGTGGCCCGGCATCATCCCGAGGGGTGCGTGCCGGTCTTCTCCGAGCGCGATCGCGAACCGGTCATGCGCGCCATGGGCGAGGCGCTTTCGCACTACCTGGCCGCGGAGTGGTCCGCAGGAAGGTTGCAGGGCGCGGTAGGCCTGGGCGGCAGCGAAGGCACCGCTCTCATCGCCCCGGCCCTGCGCGCCTTGCCGCGCGGCGTTCCCAAGGTGATGGTCTCGACCTTGGCCAGCGGCGATATCCGCGCCTACGTGGACACATCCGATCTGTGCATGCTCTTCCCGGTGGCGGACATCGCGGGCCTGAATTTCCTCACCCGGCCGGCCTTGCGGAACGCCGCCTTCGCCGCCGCCGGACTCGCCCGCGGGGCCGCGGTGGCCGTTCCGGTGGCTCCCGCGGTGGGGCTAACCATGTTCGGCGTCACCACGGCTTGCGTCGATCAGATCCGGACCGCCTTGGAAGCCAAAGGTTGGGAGGGCGTGGCCTTCCATGCGGTGGGCACCGGCGGGGCCGCCCTCGAGGAATTGGCGGCGCAGGGCGCCTTCCGGGCCTTGATGGATCTCACCACCACCGAAGTCGCCGATGAACTCTTGGGCGGGATCTTCCCCGCCGCTCCCGGCCGCTTCGATGCCATCGCTGCGCATGACGTTCCCGCGGTGGTGAGCGTGGGCGCCTTGGACATGGCCAATTTCGGCCCGCGCGCCAGCGTTCCCGCCCGCTTCCGGCATCGCAAGCTATATGCGCATACGCCTTTGGTTACGCTCATGCGCACCAACGCCGAAGAGAACGTGGCTTTCGCGAGACATATGGCGGCGCGCCTGAACCTGGGGTCGGGCCCTTGCGTGATCCTTTTGCCGGAAGGCGGCATCTCGGCCCTGGACGCCCCCGGGCAGCCGTTCCGGGACCCCGAAGCCGACGAGGCCTTGTTCCGGACCTTGGAAAAGGAAATCCGGCCGACGGCCCTCCGCAGCGTGCGGCGGGTCCCCTTCCACATCAACGATCCGGGTTTCGCCCGCGCCGCCCTGGCCTCGCTGGAAGAGGTGCTGGGGCCGGGCGGATTCCCCTGA
- a CDS encoding sigma 54-interacting transcriptional regulator, translating into MDTEYTQGSGKPILAVAAGSGQVARSAIEAGADFLLALNAGVYRNLGHGSLPSFLPFGNSNSQTLKLLREHILPAAANHIPVVAAAAPGDAEYPPAALWEAYRALGVYGICNWPAAGFLDGCLRAAWEKAGRGVAAEIALLRAAQSEGFAAFGFVFNPEEARVFAEAGISTLILHLGLTRQFEDVHATRDMLQLNQAALNAMLDAARKGGRRPRCLVFGGAVTEPDDLEELLRYCPLDGFAGGSVFERLPVGGILDATVRRFKGVISQSRGASAGFPEGKRSLPGLGPILGRSPAMQKLFQIIQRVAPFDVSAYIEGESGAGKELVAIQLHQHNRRATHPFVTVNCGAIPDKLLESELFGHEKGSFTGADRRRLGKFELAQHGTLFLDEVADLSPHGQVALLRALQQREIARVGGERPIPVDVRVVAASNQPLGRLVEQGRFRADLYHRLNNVTVRVPPLRDRLEDLPLLIEDALARLQTLLGRRISGVTPRFLARLRRHAWPGNVRELHHVLTQAALLEDGILLEGKDFEAEPAGNKGSFPIAGPAPMAPAALFGAAPQGEGPKDRREAARRALTAHAGNKSRAAAALGVTRKTFYAWLEAG; encoded by the coding sequence ATGGATACGGAATATACACAGGGCTCCGGGAAGCCTATTCTGGCGGTGGCGGCCGGTTCCGGGCAGGTCGCGCGCAGCGCGATCGAAGCCGGGGCGGATTTCCTCCTGGCCTTGAACGCGGGGGTGTATCGCAATCTAGGCCATGGATCTTTGCCTTCATTTCTGCCCTTCGGGAATTCCAATTCCCAGACTTTGAAACTCCTGCGGGAGCACATCCTTCCCGCCGCGGCCAACCATATCCCGGTGGTGGCCGCCGCCGCTCCCGGCGATGCGGAGTATCCGCCGGCCGCCTTGTGGGAGGCCTATCGCGCTTTGGGCGTGTATGGCATTTGCAATTGGCCGGCCGCGGGTTTTCTGGATGGGTGCCTCCGCGCCGCCTGGGAAAAAGCCGGCCGGGGAGTGGCCGCCGAGATAGCGCTCTTGCGGGCGGCCCAATCCGAAGGCTTCGCCGCCTTCGGCTTCGTCTTCAATCCGGAAGAAGCGCGTGTATTCGCCGAGGCCGGCATCAGCACCTTGATCCTGCATTTAGGGCTTACCCGGCAGTTCGAGGACGTGCATGCCACGCGGGACATGCTGCAACTGAACCAGGCCGCCCTAAACGCCATGCTCGACGCGGCCCGCAAGGGAGGGCGCCGTCCCCGCTGCCTGGTTTTCGGCGGCGCGGTCACCGAGCCCGATGACCTCGAAGAATTGCTGCGGTACTGCCCGCTCGACGGTTTCGCCGGCGGATCGGTTTTCGAGCGGCTCCCGGTAGGGGGAATCCTCGATGCCACGGTGCGGCGCTTCAAGGGCGTCATCAGCCAGTCGCGGGGGGCTTCCGCCGGTTTCCCCGAGGGCAAGCGCTCGCTCCCGGGCCTGGGTCCCATCCTGGGGCGCAGCCCCGCCATGCAGAAGCTGTTCCAAATCATCCAACGGGTGGCCCCTTTCGACGTCAGCGCCTATATCGAGGGGGAATCGGGCGCGGGCAAGGAGCTGGTGGCTATCCAGTTGCATCAGCATAATCGGCGCGCCACCCATCCCTTCGTCACCGTCAATTGCGGCGCCATACCTGACAAGCTCCTGGAGAGCGAGCTGTTCGGTCATGAAAAAGGATCCTTCACCGGCGCCGATCGCCGTCGCCTGGGCAAGTTCGAACTGGCGCAGCATGGGACGCTTTTCCTAGACGAGGTCGCCGACCTTTCGCCTCACGGACAAGTGGCCTTGCTGCGCGCCCTGCAACAGCGCGAAATCGCGCGCGTGGGCGGCGAGCGGCCGATTCCCGTGGACGTGCGCGTGGTGGCCGCGTCCAACCAGCCCCTGGGTCGGTTGGTGGAACAGGGGCGCTTCCGGGCCGATCTGTACCATCGCCTCAATAACGTGACGGTGCGGGTGCCCCCCCTGCGCGATCGCCTGGAGGATTTGCCTCTCCTGATCGAGGACGCGCTCGCGCGGCTGCAAACCCTGCTCGGCCGACGTATCTCCGGAGTTACCCCACGCTTCCTGGCCCGCCTCCGCAGGCACGCCTGGCCCGGGAACGTGCGCGAACTCCACCACGTCCTCACCCAAGCCGCCTTGCTGGAAGACGGCATTCTTCTGGAGGGTAAGGATTTCGAAGCGGAACCCGCCGGTAATAAGGGATCTTTTCCCATTGCCGGACCGGCGCCGATGGCGCCTGCCGCCCTTTTCGGGGCCGCTCCCCAGGGAGAAGGGCCCAAGGACCGGCGCGAAGCCGCGCGCCGCGCCCTGACCGCCCATGCCGGCAACAAGAGCCGGGCCGCCGCGGCCTTGGGGGTGACGCGTAAGACCTTCTACGCCTGGCTGGAGGCGGGGTGA
- a CDS encoding response regulator: MAVRDDRILVLAPIGRDSEIACSVLRGAGFPAQACRTLEEVLGEMAEGVGVLLLAEEGLSVTELPRLQETIARQPPWSDIPIVILTGSGELNEARLNTLNAFAPSGNVTFLERPFRQMTLLSILKMAQRARQRQYQLRGTLFTLGENEERLRLALDSGKIGAWEWGIRSDRFLASPRLHEFLGLLDGTLGSRLESFMARIHPEDSRAFRDTVAWAVETGNDCEMEFRVLRPEGGIRWMYTRAKVFRDRESRPVRLIGAAMDISDRKQVEEDLRLGKETLVQAQKMEAIGKLAGGIAHDFNNMLTAINGYSELLMGQLHDRNALHLGLSEILRSGQRAAALTNQLLAYSRQQIMAFRLVDVNRIVEGMSGMLKRLLQEDIEHVCRLEPQLPSIKADPSQVEQVILNLALNARDAMPMGGRLEISTRHERRDGRRDPNLGNVPAGHYVVLSVRDSGVGMSDEVKARIFEPFFTTKAVGKGTGMGLSTVYGIVQQTGAHIGVQSSPGRGSTFDVLFPVATGDAKEEPDGPHALHPSREKCKETLLVAEDEASVRVFLRQLLGAQGYTVIEAGNGHEALAASEGYAGEIHLLITDVVMPGMGGRELAERLCRKRTSMRVLFISGYTDDAILHHGVLDGETAFMNKPFPPASLLEKVRELLGGNHAPGPAIKGNGRVPDSVRRDPSAEGNR; the protein is encoded by the coding sequence ATGGCCGTGCGGGATGATCGCATTCTGGTGCTGGCTCCGATCGGACGCGATTCCGAAATCGCCTGCTCCGTGCTCCGCGGCGCCGGATTCCCGGCGCAAGCGTGCCGCACCTTGGAAGAGGTGCTCGGGGAAATGGCGGAAGGCGTGGGCGTGCTGCTCCTGGCCGAAGAAGGCCTGAGCGTAACCGAGCTTCCCCGCCTCCAGGAAACCATCGCGCGCCAACCCCCCTGGTCCGATATCCCCATCGTGATCCTGACCGGCAGCGGCGAGCTCAACGAAGCCCGCCTCAACACCTTGAACGCCTTCGCGCCCTCGGGCAACGTCACCTTCCTGGAGCGGCCCTTCCGCCAGATGACCTTGCTCTCCATCCTGAAGATGGCCCAGCGCGCGCGCCAGAGGCAGTACCAGTTGCGCGGCACCTTGTTCACCCTCGGCGAGAATGAAGAACGCTTGCGCTTGGCGTTGGACTCGGGCAAGATCGGGGCCTGGGAATGGGGAATCCGCTCCGATCGGTTCCTGGCTTCGCCGCGTCTGCACGAATTCCTGGGGCTTTTGGACGGGACCTTGGGTTCGCGCCTGGAATCCTTCATGGCCCGCATCCATCCCGAAGACAGCCGGGCCTTCCGGGATACGGTGGCCTGGGCGGTGGAGACCGGCAACGATTGCGAAATGGAATTCCGGGTGCTGCGGCCCGAGGGCGGCATCCGCTGGATGTACACCCGCGCCAAGGTTTTCCGGGATCGCGAAAGCCGACCCGTGCGGCTCATCGGCGCGGCCATGGACATCAGCGATCGCAAGCAGGTGGAAGAGGACTTGCGCCTGGGCAAGGAAACCCTGGTGCAGGCCCAGAAGATGGAGGCCATCGGCAAGCTGGCCGGGGGCATCGCCCACGATTTCAACAACATGCTCACGGCCATCAACGGCTATAGCGAACTCCTGATGGGCCAACTGCACGATAGGAACGCCTTGCATCTGGGGCTGTCCGAAATCCTCCGCTCGGGCCAGCGCGCGGCGGCGCTCACCAACCAGTTGCTGGCTTACAGCCGCCAGCAGATCATGGCCTTCCGCCTGGTGGACGTGAACCGCATCGTGGAGGGCATGTCGGGCATGCTGAAGCGCCTGCTGCAGGAAGACATCGAGCATGTCTGCCGCCTGGAGCCGCAGCTCCCCAGCATCAAGGCCGATCCCAGCCAGGTGGAGCAGGTGATCCTGAACCTGGCCCTGAACGCGCGCGACGCCATGCCCATGGGCGGGCGCCTGGAAATCTCGACCCGGCATGAGCGCCGCGACGGCCGCCGCGATCCCAACCTGGGCAACGTCCCCGCGGGGCACTACGTGGTCCTGAGCGTACGCGACTCGGGCGTGGGCATGTCCGATGAGGTGAAAGCGCGCATCTTCGAACCCTTCTTTACGACCAAAGCGGTGGGCAAGGGAACGGGCATGGGCCTTTCCACCGTCTACGGCATCGTGCAGCAGACGGGCGCCCATATCGGGGTGCAATCCTCGCCGGGGCGCGGCTCGACCTTTGATGTCCTGTTCCCCGTGGCGACGGGGGATGCGAAGGAAGAACCGGACGGCCCGCATGCCCTGCATCCATCGCGGGAGAAGTGCAAGGAAACCTTGCTCGTGGCCGAGGATGAAGCCTCGGTGCGGGTTTTCCTCAGGCAATTGCTGGGAGCGCAAGGGTACACGGTCATCGAAGCCGGCAACGGCCACGAGGCGCTGGCGGCCTCCGAGGGTTATGCGGGGGAAATCCATCTGCTGATCACCGACGTGGTGATGCCGGGGATGGGCGGCCGCGAACTGGCCGAGCGATTGTGCCGCAAGCGGACCTCCATGCGCGTGCTCTTCATATCGGGTTACACCGATGACGCTATTTTGCATCATGGCGTTCTGGACGGGGAGACCGCCTTCATGAACAAGCCGTTCCCGCCGGCTTCCTTGCTCGAAAAAGTGCGCGAGTTGTTGGGCGGGAACCACGCGCCCGGACCCGCGATCAAAGGCAATGGCCGCGTTCCCGATTCCGTCCGTCGTGATCCTTCCGCGGAAGGGAACCGCTGA